The Populus trichocarpa isolate Nisqually-1 chromosome 2, P.trichocarpa_v4.1, whole genome shotgun sequence genome has a window encoding:
- the LOC7479680 gene encoding uncharacterized protein LOC7479680 isoform X2, with protein MIEMNKNKDVRPRASRFSRQQIKQSGQKLLSGLNGGDFVVSWEKSKRIKRLSAVNNNNSESNKGSCSYEVEEEKKCEMGGGGGCDVFDKEVLQAPSATIGTASTSNKRFKLPRKLIDDCNGVVPRKLRSAMKKRNRESVSPPFPDSKKLSHSHGGVESLKRDGLKKLGLKVTQPGPDWSSKQSVCGPITKDEEEVVETLYSLAGMFTNNEEPKNDCKLGNASLDASRSTLQERSESDSPIIEAVKEDLNSICLPRIDEAAEETWHVETAKVDCLNEPSFQDWPTLSSDKVQGELGSCVAQVNLPTMFAKQEELKPLCDSFNLFIAPEQYQDTVKVKQSAQLETSLERKPDIALGLTATVSQQDQRHTICQSKTNGPALWPGLSSTVSSGACNYGSSSQSSATKFPSWMDTDCGATRPSSFQKCSSTGKASKVNTGKRSWKRSSTHVYISRLIQVLQIPESRDSLPLNLNQLRPHDILRQGVFMTINNFNGNRNGLNGATPSRAIVNMTDKNSNQRQRLHQDQPQTPSGVYNSQKQTFNFLSLSTGGGSLEANNISNGVGNRSEQSAQQQFPYLHSHLQQQHSTLASFPMSQAYCTSSSYPDQPAAQQARVPQPPYFGNLYCGSRTSPSGFAKQQQEQQQEHQEQLQRLWEAQLAAAQYRTSANSTTMTQFPNWQNVRQDSPTQISRAQPTIPTLSSQEALGPKYAQISQQQLMTITTLPHARVRRQDHHLSSVYEETGGGFRTVGALPLQLLCNDRL; from the exons atgATAGAAATGAACAAGAATAAAGACGTCAGGCCAAGAGCCAGTCGGTTCTCAAGACAACAGATTAAGCAATCTGGACAGAAGCTTCTCTctg gtttgaATGGTGgtgattttgttgtttcttgggAGAAATCGAAGAGAATTAAAAGGTTGAGTgctgttaataataataatagtgaaagTAATAAGGGGAGTTGTAGTTACGAGGTGGAGGAAGAAAAGAAGTGTGAGATGGGAGGTGGTGGAGGTTGTGACGTGTTTGATAAAGAAGTTCTTCAAGCACCTTCCGCTACTATTGGTACTGCAAGTACTAGCAACAAGAGATTCAAGCTTCCCAGAAAG CTTATTGATGATTGCAATGGTGTTGTTCCGAGGAAGCTACGGTCAG CCATGAAGAAACGCAATCGCGAATCTGTCTCCCCACCTTTTCCAGATTCAAAGAAGCTAAGCCACTCTCATGGTGGGGTGGAATCACTGAAAAGGGATGGTTTAAAGAAACTGGGATTGAAAGTG ACACAACCAGGGCCAGACTGGTCCAGTAAACAGAGTGTCTGTGGGCCAATAAccaaagatgaagaagaagttgTGGAGACCTTGTATTCTTTGGCTGGAATGTTTACCAATAATGAAGAACCCAAAAATGATTGTAAATTGGGCAATGCTTCTTTGGATGCAAGTCGTTCCACTTTGCAAGAACGTAGTGAGAGTGATTCCCCCAttattgaag CCGTAAAAGAGGACTTGAACTCAATTTGCCTTCCGAGAATTGATGAGGCTGCTGAGGAAACATGGCATGTCGAAACTGCCAAAGTTGATTGTTTGAACGAGCCTAGTTTTCAAGATTGGCCTACATTGTCCAGCGATAAAGTCCAAGGTGAATTAGGTAGTTGTGTTGCTCAAGTGAATCTGCCCACTATGTTTGCTAAACAGGAGGAGCTAAAGCCACTGTGTGATTCTTTCAATCTCTTCATTGCCCCTGAGCAATATCAGGATACTGt CAAAGTGAAGCAGTCCGCACAGTTGGAGACCTCACTCGAGAGAAAGCCAGACATTGCCTTGGGGCTGACAGCAACTGTAAGTCAACAGGATCAACGACATACAATCTGTCAATCCAAGACCAATG GTCCAGCATTGTGGCCAGGTTTGTCTTCAACTGTATCAAGTGGTGCATGCAATTATGGATCTTCATCACA ATCTTCTGCCACCAAATTTCCTTCTTGGATGGATACTGATTGTGGTGCTACCAGGCCCAGTTCATTCCAAAAATGTTCTTCTACTGGAAAG GCTTCTAAAGTCAATACTGGTAAAAGATCATGGAAGAGGTCCTCAACCCATGTTTATATAAGTCGTCTCATTCAGGTTTTACAAATTCCAGAGAGCAGAGATAGCTTGCCTCtgaatctgaatcaactgaggCCACATGATATATTAAGGCAAGGTGTATTTATGACAATAAACAACTTCAATGGCAACAGGAATGGTTTGAATGGCGCTACACCTTCTAGAGCCATAGTTAACATGACTGACAAGAATTCAAATCAGCGACAAAGACTCCATCAAGATCAGCCACAGACTCCTTCTGGCGTGTACAATTCTCAGAAGCAG ACTTTCAATTTCTTGTCTTTGTCAACTGGCGGGGGCAGCCTGGAAGCTAATAACATTTCTAATGGAGTTGGAAATAGGTCTGAACAATCAGCTCAGCAGCAATTTCCTTATCTGCACTCACATTTGCAACAGCAACATTCCACACTCGCGAGTTTCCCTATGTCCCAAGCATATTGCACATCCTCATCTTACCCTGATCAACCTGCAGCACAGCAG GCCCGGGTTCCACAACCTCCCTACTTTGGCAACTTGTATTGTGGTTCTCGTACAAGTCCTTCAGGATTTGCAAAGCAGCAACAGGAGCAGCAACAGGAGCATCAGGAGCAACTACAACGGCTTTGGGAAGCTCAGCTTGCAGCAGCTCAATACAGGACGTCTGCAAATTCCACCACCATGACTCAGTTTCCGAACTGGCAAAATGTAAGGCAAGACTCGCCTACACAGATATCACGTGCCCAACCCACCATCCCAACTTTGTCATCTCAAGAAGCACTGGGTCCCAAGTACGCTCAGATCTCTCAACAGCAGCTTATGACCATTACTACATTGCCTCATGCTAGGGTCAGAAGACAAGACCACCATCTCTCTTCTGTTTATGAAGAAACTGGAGGTGGGTTTCGAACTGTTGGTGCACTGCCATTGCAATTACTCTGTAATGATCGTCTATGA
- the LOC7479680 gene encoding uncharacterized protein LOC7479680 isoform X1, translating into MIEMNKNKDVRPRASRFSRQQIKQSGQKLLSGLNGGDFVVSWEKSKRIKRLSAVNNNNSESNKGSCSYEVEEEKKCEMGGGGGCDVFDKEVLQAPSATIGTASTSNKRFKLPRKQLIDDCNGVVPRKLRSAMKKRNRESVSPPFPDSKKLSHSHGGVESLKRDGLKKLGLKVTQPGPDWSSKQSVCGPITKDEEEVVETLYSLAGMFTNNEEPKNDCKLGNASLDASRSTLQERSESDSPIIEAVKEDLNSICLPRIDEAAEETWHVETAKVDCLNEPSFQDWPTLSSDKVQGELGSCVAQVNLPTMFAKQEELKPLCDSFNLFIAPEQYQDTVKVKQSAQLETSLERKPDIALGLTATVSQQDQRHTICQSKTNGPALWPGLSSTVSSGACNYGSSSQSSATKFPSWMDTDCGATRPSSFQKCSSTGKASKVNTGKRSWKRSSTHVYISRLIQVLQIPESRDSLPLNLNQLRPHDILRQGVFMTINNFNGNRNGLNGATPSRAIVNMTDKNSNQRQRLHQDQPQTPSGVYNSQKQTFNFLSLSTGGGSLEANNISNGVGNRSEQSAQQQFPYLHSHLQQQHSTLASFPMSQAYCTSSSYPDQPAAQQARVPQPPYFGNLYCGSRTSPSGFAKQQQEQQQEHQEQLQRLWEAQLAAAQYRTSANSTTMTQFPNWQNVRQDSPTQISRAQPTIPTLSSQEALGPKYAQISQQQLMTITTLPHARVRRQDHHLSSVYEETGGGFRTVGALPLQLLCNDRL; encoded by the exons atgATAGAAATGAACAAGAATAAAGACGTCAGGCCAAGAGCCAGTCGGTTCTCAAGACAACAGATTAAGCAATCTGGACAGAAGCTTCTCTctg gtttgaATGGTGgtgattttgttgtttcttgggAGAAATCGAAGAGAATTAAAAGGTTGAGTgctgttaataataataatagtgaaagTAATAAGGGGAGTTGTAGTTACGAGGTGGAGGAAGAAAAGAAGTGTGAGATGGGAGGTGGTGGAGGTTGTGACGTGTTTGATAAAGAAGTTCTTCAAGCACCTTCCGCTACTATTGGTACTGCAAGTACTAGCAACAAGAGATTCAAGCTTCCCAGAAAG CAGCTTATTGATGATTGCAATGGTGTTGTTCCGAGGAAGCTACGGTCAG CCATGAAGAAACGCAATCGCGAATCTGTCTCCCCACCTTTTCCAGATTCAAAGAAGCTAAGCCACTCTCATGGTGGGGTGGAATCACTGAAAAGGGATGGTTTAAAGAAACTGGGATTGAAAGTG ACACAACCAGGGCCAGACTGGTCCAGTAAACAGAGTGTCTGTGGGCCAATAAccaaagatgaagaagaagttgTGGAGACCTTGTATTCTTTGGCTGGAATGTTTACCAATAATGAAGAACCCAAAAATGATTGTAAATTGGGCAATGCTTCTTTGGATGCAAGTCGTTCCACTTTGCAAGAACGTAGTGAGAGTGATTCCCCCAttattgaag CCGTAAAAGAGGACTTGAACTCAATTTGCCTTCCGAGAATTGATGAGGCTGCTGAGGAAACATGGCATGTCGAAACTGCCAAAGTTGATTGTTTGAACGAGCCTAGTTTTCAAGATTGGCCTACATTGTCCAGCGATAAAGTCCAAGGTGAATTAGGTAGTTGTGTTGCTCAAGTGAATCTGCCCACTATGTTTGCTAAACAGGAGGAGCTAAAGCCACTGTGTGATTCTTTCAATCTCTTCATTGCCCCTGAGCAATATCAGGATACTGt CAAAGTGAAGCAGTCCGCACAGTTGGAGACCTCACTCGAGAGAAAGCCAGACATTGCCTTGGGGCTGACAGCAACTGTAAGTCAACAGGATCAACGACATACAATCTGTCAATCCAAGACCAATG GTCCAGCATTGTGGCCAGGTTTGTCTTCAACTGTATCAAGTGGTGCATGCAATTATGGATCTTCATCACA ATCTTCTGCCACCAAATTTCCTTCTTGGATGGATACTGATTGTGGTGCTACCAGGCCCAGTTCATTCCAAAAATGTTCTTCTACTGGAAAG GCTTCTAAAGTCAATACTGGTAAAAGATCATGGAAGAGGTCCTCAACCCATGTTTATATAAGTCGTCTCATTCAGGTTTTACAAATTCCAGAGAGCAGAGATAGCTTGCCTCtgaatctgaatcaactgaggCCACATGATATATTAAGGCAAGGTGTATTTATGACAATAAACAACTTCAATGGCAACAGGAATGGTTTGAATGGCGCTACACCTTCTAGAGCCATAGTTAACATGACTGACAAGAATTCAAATCAGCGACAAAGACTCCATCAAGATCAGCCACAGACTCCTTCTGGCGTGTACAATTCTCAGAAGCAG ACTTTCAATTTCTTGTCTTTGTCAACTGGCGGGGGCAGCCTGGAAGCTAATAACATTTCTAATGGAGTTGGAAATAGGTCTGAACAATCAGCTCAGCAGCAATTTCCTTATCTGCACTCACATTTGCAACAGCAACATTCCACACTCGCGAGTTTCCCTATGTCCCAAGCATATTGCACATCCTCATCTTACCCTGATCAACCTGCAGCACAGCAG GCCCGGGTTCCACAACCTCCCTACTTTGGCAACTTGTATTGTGGTTCTCGTACAAGTCCTTCAGGATTTGCAAAGCAGCAACAGGAGCAGCAACAGGAGCATCAGGAGCAACTACAACGGCTTTGGGAAGCTCAGCTTGCAGCAGCTCAATACAGGACGTCTGCAAATTCCACCACCATGACTCAGTTTCCGAACTGGCAAAATGTAAGGCAAGACTCGCCTACACAGATATCACGTGCCCAACCCACCATCCCAACTTTGTCATCTCAAGAAGCACTGGGTCCCAAGTACGCTCAGATCTCTCAACAGCAGCTTATGACCATTACTACATTGCCTCATGCTAGGGTCAGAAGACAAGACCACCATCTCTCTTCTGTTTATGAAGAAACTGGAGGTGGGTTTCGAACTGTTGGTGCACTGCCATTGCAATTACTCTGTAATGATCGTCTATGA
- the LOC7479680 gene encoding uncharacterized protein LOC7479680 isoform X3 has product MGGGGGCDVFDKEVLQAPSATIGTASTSNKRFKLPRKQLIDDCNGVVPRKLRSAMKKRNRESVSPPFPDSKKLSHSHGGVESLKRDGLKKLGLKVTQPGPDWSSKQSVCGPITKDEEEVVETLYSLAGMFTNNEEPKNDCKLGNASLDASRSTLQERSESDSPIIEAVKEDLNSICLPRIDEAAEETWHVETAKVDCLNEPSFQDWPTLSSDKVQGELGSCVAQVNLPTMFAKQEELKPLCDSFNLFIAPEQYQDTVKVKQSAQLETSLERKPDIALGLTATVSQQDQRHTICQSKTNGPALWPGLSSTVSSGACNYGSSSQSSATKFPSWMDTDCGATRPSSFQKCSSTGKASKVNTGKRSWKRSSTHVYISRLIQVLQIPESRDSLPLNLNQLRPHDILRQGVFMTINNFNGNRNGLNGATPSRAIVNMTDKNSNQRQRLHQDQPQTPSGVYNSQKQTFNFLSLSTGGGSLEANNISNGVGNRSEQSAQQQFPYLHSHLQQQHSTLASFPMSQAYCTSSSYPDQPAAQQARVPQPPYFGNLYCGSRTSPSGFAKQQQEQQQEHQEQLQRLWEAQLAAAQYRTSANSTTMTQFPNWQNVRQDSPTQISRAQPTIPTLSSQEALGPKYAQISQQQLMTITTLPHARVRRQDHHLSSVYEETGGGFRTVGALPLQLLCNDRL; this is encoded by the exons ATGGGAGGTGGTGGAGGTTGTGACGTGTTTGATAAAGAAGTTCTTCAAGCACCTTCCGCTACTATTGGTACTGCAAGTACTAGCAACAAGAGATTCAAGCTTCCCAGAAAG CAGCTTATTGATGATTGCAATGGTGTTGTTCCGAGGAAGCTACGGTCAG CCATGAAGAAACGCAATCGCGAATCTGTCTCCCCACCTTTTCCAGATTCAAAGAAGCTAAGCCACTCTCATGGTGGGGTGGAATCACTGAAAAGGGATGGTTTAAAGAAACTGGGATTGAAAGTG ACACAACCAGGGCCAGACTGGTCCAGTAAACAGAGTGTCTGTGGGCCAATAAccaaagatgaagaagaagttgTGGAGACCTTGTATTCTTTGGCTGGAATGTTTACCAATAATGAAGAACCCAAAAATGATTGTAAATTGGGCAATGCTTCTTTGGATGCAAGTCGTTCCACTTTGCAAGAACGTAGTGAGAGTGATTCCCCCAttattgaag CCGTAAAAGAGGACTTGAACTCAATTTGCCTTCCGAGAATTGATGAGGCTGCTGAGGAAACATGGCATGTCGAAACTGCCAAAGTTGATTGTTTGAACGAGCCTAGTTTTCAAGATTGGCCTACATTGTCCAGCGATAAAGTCCAAGGTGAATTAGGTAGTTGTGTTGCTCAAGTGAATCTGCCCACTATGTTTGCTAAACAGGAGGAGCTAAAGCCACTGTGTGATTCTTTCAATCTCTTCATTGCCCCTGAGCAATATCAGGATACTGt CAAAGTGAAGCAGTCCGCACAGTTGGAGACCTCACTCGAGAGAAAGCCAGACATTGCCTTGGGGCTGACAGCAACTGTAAGTCAACAGGATCAACGACATACAATCTGTCAATCCAAGACCAATG GTCCAGCATTGTGGCCAGGTTTGTCTTCAACTGTATCAAGTGGTGCATGCAATTATGGATCTTCATCACA ATCTTCTGCCACCAAATTTCCTTCTTGGATGGATACTGATTGTGGTGCTACCAGGCCCAGTTCATTCCAAAAATGTTCTTCTACTGGAAAG GCTTCTAAAGTCAATACTGGTAAAAGATCATGGAAGAGGTCCTCAACCCATGTTTATATAAGTCGTCTCATTCAGGTTTTACAAATTCCAGAGAGCAGAGATAGCTTGCCTCtgaatctgaatcaactgaggCCACATGATATATTAAGGCAAGGTGTATTTATGACAATAAACAACTTCAATGGCAACAGGAATGGTTTGAATGGCGCTACACCTTCTAGAGCCATAGTTAACATGACTGACAAGAATTCAAATCAGCGACAAAGACTCCATCAAGATCAGCCACAGACTCCTTCTGGCGTGTACAATTCTCAGAAGCAG ACTTTCAATTTCTTGTCTTTGTCAACTGGCGGGGGCAGCCTGGAAGCTAATAACATTTCTAATGGAGTTGGAAATAGGTCTGAACAATCAGCTCAGCAGCAATTTCCTTATCTGCACTCACATTTGCAACAGCAACATTCCACACTCGCGAGTTTCCCTATGTCCCAAGCATATTGCACATCCTCATCTTACCCTGATCAACCTGCAGCACAGCAG GCCCGGGTTCCACAACCTCCCTACTTTGGCAACTTGTATTGTGGTTCTCGTACAAGTCCTTCAGGATTTGCAAAGCAGCAACAGGAGCAGCAACAGGAGCATCAGGAGCAACTACAACGGCTTTGGGAAGCTCAGCTTGCAGCAGCTCAATACAGGACGTCTGCAAATTCCACCACCATGACTCAGTTTCCGAACTGGCAAAATGTAAGGCAAGACTCGCCTACACAGATATCACGTGCCCAACCCACCATCCCAACTTTGTCATCTCAAGAAGCACTGGGTCCCAAGTACGCTCAGATCTCTCAACAGCAGCTTATGACCATTACTACATTGCCTCATGCTAGGGTCAGAAGACAAGACCACCATCTCTCTTCTGTTTATGAAGAAACTGGAGGTGGGTTTCGAACTGTTGGTGCACTGCCATTGCAATTACTCTGTAATGATCGTCTATGA
- the LOC7479681 gene encoding AP-2 complex subunit sigma → MIRFILLQNRQGKTRLAKYYVPLEDSEKHKVEYEVHRLVVNRDAKFTNFVEFRTHKVIYRRYAGLFFSLCVDITDNELAYLECIHLFVEILDHFFSNVCELDLVFNFHKVYLILDEFILAGELQETSKRAIIERMGELEKLE, encoded by the exons ATG ATCCGATTTATACTCCTGCAAAACAGACAAGGCAAGACTCGTCTCGCTAAATACTATGTTCCTCTTGAGGATTCCGAGAAGCACAAAGTCGAATACGAG GTTCACCGATTGGTTGTTAATAGAGATGCTAAATTCACGAATTTTGTTGAG TTTAGGACACACAAGGTGATATACAGGCGGTATGCTGGATTGTTTTTTTCGCTGTGTGTCGACATAACGGATAACGAATTGGCTTATTTGGAGTGCATTCATTTATTTGTGGAGATATTGGATCATTTCTTCAGCAATGTGTGTGAGCTAGATTTGGTGTTTAACTTTCACAAG GTTTATTTGATACTTGATGAATTCATTCTCGCTGGGGAGCTTCAAGAAACAAGCAAGAGG GCAATCATAGAGAGAATGGGAGAGCTGGAGAAGCTGGAGTAA